CCGGCAGAGTTGGTTATGTTCCTCGTCATAGTCTAGCAATAAGCCCTTGCTTTGCTGGTAGGCTTCCTCTAGGAGCTGACTCTCAATGCGTTTAATCTGCTCGCTGTAAATCTCTAAAGCCTGCTCAAGTAAAGCAACTTTTTCTTCCCATTGTTTGCGTTTATTAGTGGCTATGGTCAGGGCGGCTGTGGCTGTGGCTACAGCAGGAAATCTCCATGGTGGCGGGAGAAGCATAGCTGCTGCTAGGGCAGCCTTACAATAACCCTCATAACGCCTAGCATCCGCTAACCCCACTCTAGCCTCTTCTAGCAACTTCTTGGTGTTGCGATATTCTTCGCAGATCGCTTCGTAATACTCTTGCAACTCTCGCAAAAAGTTGCGTGTTCTTTGTTGCAACTCATCTCTAAAAAAGCGTAACTGCGTAATGACTTGGCGTAGTTGCTCCGTATCGACATTAACAGGCATCAGATGCCTCCATAAGTCCTAAGTTCCTCAACCTTGCGCCTAAGCCATGCGACTTGCTCGGTCGCATCGGTATCAAAGCGTTTTAAAAACGACTCTAAATCCCGCAAGACTTCCTCAAATTCCAAATATTTTTTATCGCCCCAAGTATCTCCTAAAGAACGAAAATGCCCATTGAGACTATTGACCATGTCGTTGAGATCGTCTAGGAATTGCTGTAAATGGTTGGCAAAACCCTCAATCTCATCAGAATCGGCTTGTGCTACTGACATCAAAACTCCTTGTTTTAGATTTTCTTAAAGTCCCGCCCAACCACACCGCTTTTATATATTCTCCTCATCTTTGCTAGGTTTGTTATCCCCCCTTTCATAGAGGCTGTAGTAGAGAGGGTGCGCCCCACAGATGTGCTCTTTTTGGGGTTTTTTCCATAGATAGCTTCGTGATTGGACTTGAGGCTATCCTTGCTATAGTCATGAAAACCCGTTGAGCGTTTTTCATCCTCAAAGGATGTTTCTTGTGGGCGTTCTAGATTAGCATTGGTGAATAAGAGGGTTGCAGAGGACAGGGAATATAACTGACACCCTGCAAAATCCTCAAAATTAAAACGCATGGAACAATCCCTCTCAAGGATGTCGCGCACATCTGCCATGCGTCTATAATCCCAAATGCTATTCTCTAGGCGATCCTTAAAATCAGGGGTATTTAGCACGATACTATGCTTGTAGGCTTTGTTGATCCACACAAAGGCATAGTCTTTATGCCCTTTTGGATCGATGTTAAAAACCCGCTGGAAATCCTCCCAAAAACTCTCAGAGATGTCCTCAAAGCGTGCTTTGTTAGCTAAATTAGACGCTCTAATCTTTTCATCTTTATATTGGAGCACACACACGCAATTATTGACTAGCACAAAAACATAGGTATAACGCATGGCATTCCTTTATTAATTGAGATGAGTCGCTTTGTTGTCATCTAGACGGATGACTTTCTCTGACCAAACCAATTCACCCTTATCGTTGAAAACGCCGATTTTAAGCGTGCTCATATCTTGAGCGCAAATTTTAAGCACATGGTCGGGATAGGGGCGATCCAAACTCACCACGCATCTTATTGTTTGGTTGGCTGGAAAATTCCTCTCCTCAGCAAAGGCACTCGCTTTATCCGTGTAGCGGAATTCCACCTCTTGATAAGACCCCAAACAATCCAACTCCACCCATTCCCCGATCTTGATTCGATCGCGGTGCAATTTGGGTTCAAAACGCCTTCTGCGTTCAAAGCCGATGTGGTATTTAAAGGCAGGGGCTGTTTCCTCCCGCACAATCCGAATACCCCCTTTGTTGCGCTCACGCCCCTCCAAAAGCCCAAAGACCACCCCCGTTTTACAGGTTACGCGGTGTGAAGAATGGATCGGTCCATCGTGTATGGGGTGCATGGGGTTCTCTCTTTTGATGATTTCATCTGCCTCAGGGGTGCCTAGAGGGGGCCAGAGTTCAAAATCCATATCCGGCATCTCTTCCCCGCGTTTGTTCAGTTGGGTGTTTTTATAGGCTTGGTATTTTTCTTTTTCCTTTTCAATGTGCTCTAAGAAAATGGCTTTGAGCAAGGGGAGCGGCTCGCATTCCCCCCTAAGAAAATGTGCAATTTTGTCATGCCCTCTATTTTCTCGCCCAAGAGTCGCAAGCTTGTAAAGAAGTTTTTGACCCCATCTTCAATCTCTCTTCTCAGCACGGCAAGCAGATGGGGATAGTTGATGGCTAGGTTAATGTCTTCATCCCCACCATGCGCATTTTTTAAAGTGATGACTCGCTCTATTTTGCCCATTTCTTGTTCTTGTAGCTCTTGATCCTCTTTTTGCAAATCCTCCGCACTCAAGTTTTCTACAAAGGGGCGCAAAAGTTTTACCAAATCTTGTAAATTGCGCCTGCCCTCACGGGGAGCTAGAGTGATGAGATCGCCTAAGAGGGCAGTGTTGAAACGCGCCGGATCGTAATTAGGGGCTACAAAGGGGATTTTGTGTTCGCGCATCTGCTCTAGGTGATCCTCTTGAATGTAGAGTTCATAGGCTAGAAGTTCTAATAAATTCTCGCCTCCTAGCCAACGCATGCCATCATGGGTTGTGAAAGGGCAGAGATCAAATTCGTGGTTGGGATCATCACTCTCTTTAAAAATCCCAAAGTCAAAATCGGTTGTCCCGCCCCCAAAGTCAAAAATCCCATAGTAAATGCCCTTTTGATCCACTTTGTCATAAAACCCAAATTCTAGCAATGCGCTGATCGCATAGGCAGCCGGTTCGCTCAAGGTCAAGCGCACTTGTAATTGATTCTCATCTAAGCCAGCAGGAAGGGATTTTCTCAAACCCTTTTCAAAACTCTCGCGGATTTTTAACGCCTGTTCCTCCTCATATTTGACCGGATAAGAGAGGAAATATTTTAAATACACCCCCCTATTCATGTTGTTGATATAGCGTCCTAACAGATAGGCGTAAAATTCCACTGGATTATTAAAATCACAATCCATGAAGCCCTTCAAGCTCACTTCATACCCCTGTTCATCGTTGAAACGGATATTGTAATCTGCCGCGCCCGCCCATTGCTTGAGTTTGTAAAAAAATCGATAAAAGTCATTCCCTTCAGCCTTTTTAAACTCTTCAAAAGCCCCGTGGGAGACCCCTAGATCGGCAAGTTCTGTCAAGGGGCGGTGTTCAAGTGCACCATAGTCCTCTAAAAACTTTTGGTGGTGTCTAAACTCGATAATGGTGGGGTTTTCAAACTCCCGATCGCCTAAATTTCCTAGATTTTGTTCTGCACCAATGGAGAGCAAGGTGGGATTGCCATCTTCTAAGTAAGCTGCAATGGTGCTTTTAGTGCCAAAGTCAATGGCGACCTCTCCGGGGTTAACATCTCCCTTAGGGGTTCTGACATTCAGACGCACATCAAATTTAAAACACAACTTCTTACCCTTGAACCCATCTTCCCTAGGGTAGAGGTCCCAATGCCCCTCGTTGGGGTCATCTAGCAAAGTTTGCGCATAGGGTTCAATGCCAATGGCTACATGGTCAATTTCGAGTAACTCAGGGCGCAAATCCTCCATTTTGATATGTAATTGGCTATCTTGCAACAACGCTTCAAACTCTTTAATCCAGTGCGCCGGAATAAAGGGCTTTTGGTTGCGAGAAACCAAAACAGATAATTCCTGCAGGTATTCCAAAAACTGCGGGGATCGCACACAAGAATCATCGGGCTTGAGATAACGCACGCGTCTAGCCACCGTTAACAAACGCTCTTGGTCTTTGGTAGGGAGAGTTGCAATCTTTCCCTCAAAACCATCTAATTTCCTTTGGACATCGGTTAAAATCTCTTTGGTTTTCTCATTGCCCTTTTTCTCTAAATTCCGTAACTTTTTGGCTAAAGGATGCCTTTCAGGAAGGGTTAATTCCTCAATACTGATTTTGTCTCTTTGTTCTTCCATGTTTTTTCCTTTCTTAATGGGGGTTGGAACTTTTGCACACAAATGCGCACATAAAAACGCCCGCACACGCACCAAAATGCCCGCGATCACTGCGTTTCGACCAAACTATATGCCACGGTGGTGCCACCTATTTGGTAGCCTTGAAAGAGAACTTTGCAAACCTTACCCTGCTTATTGCCCTTGCCCAATATCTCGCATTTTGCGGGGTTGTATCCATCGCCTTCTTTAATCGCCAGCCTTTGCAAACCAAGCAAATCTTGCAAAATCGCAAAGAGGCGTTCAAAATAGTCCATCCAAATTGGCGCATCCGCTGTTTTTTCTTTAATGGATTTGAGGGTGTTCTCGGCTACCTTTTTCATCAAGTTTTTAGGGGCTTTATAAATCTCATTGAGCAAATCCCCGGGCGTATTTGCCACAAGCCCCAAATTAGGATGTTCTTGGGCAAGTTTTAAAAGCTCTTGGTAGGGCTCAAAGCCCTTGAGTGTAGCCATTTGTGTCTCTAAATTTGTGATCCGCCCCTCTAATTCTTCTTCCTTTTGTTGTGCGTTGGTTTCTAGTTTGGCTTTTTCCTGCTCTAAACCTTCCAACTTCTTGTCTAAGTTTTCTACTTTTTGCCTTTCAGTTCCTAGTTCGCTCTGTAAGCCCGGTATCTTATTTTTCTGCAAATCCTCTATTGCTGCGTTCTTTTCTCCTAGCTCCTTCTCTTTTTTCCCTAGTGCTTCCCTTTTCTCTCCTAGCTCCTTATCAACCGCTCCTTTTTCCTTCTCTAGTTTTGTGTATTTTTCCCTCAAACCCTCAGGACCTTCAAGCTCGTTTTCTAGGTTTTCGACCCGCCCTTGCAGTGTTTTAACTGCTTTTTGCATTTCCACAACCATTTTTCTAAGTTCTTTGAGGGTGAGTTTGTCCTTTTTATCCTTGCCCATGTCTATTATGTCCTCTAGGTTTAGTTTTAACAAGTTCTGTGCGAAGTGGTATAACTCTTTTTCAAGTTCGCTCAAATCCTCTTGTTGTTCGGAGTTGGGTTTTTGTTCTAAAAGGCTTCTAATTTGTTCTGCGGGTGCTAGTTGGGGATTAGGGGTGTTAAGCCAAGATGTGGGCATAGAGAAGCTGCCCATTCAAGCACCTCTACTAGCTGTTTTTGGAGATCATAAGAGCGTTGGTTAGTGCTAGCACATTCAGGACACCCCTTGTAGCGGTTATTTTCCTCTACTGCTCGCTTGTAGACGGGGTCATCAGCGGGGTTGTGGTGTGGGGATGGATAAGATTTAGAGGCGTGATCTACCCCCCAAACTTTAATGCCCAAGTCTTTTAAATCACCATTGATGGTCAAATGCTCGATAGTCAAGTGCTCGATAGTTAAATGACAGATACGATCCATACAACTCCTTATGTTTATCAAAATAAGACTCCCACCCTCCAAGATTTGGTAATCTTGCCTTTTTAGTTGCAAGAACTATAACCCCATGCACACAGAAATTATATCATTTTTAAATATTTTTTATATTGTATCTTACTCACATCTTACCATAGAAAAATTATCAAAAATTGTGCTACGATGCGGGCGGATTCGAGGGCGGATTTCTGCTCACCTCTTGTATTTTTCTTGGTTTTGGATCATCTGGTCTATTAAGTCCAGTATTTAAATATTTCTTCGTGTCAGAGCCCTTTAGAACATCATCTAAAAACAACCCCATGTTCTGCGATGCAACACCAATGATTATTCGCTCAGTACAGAACAAGGTAACGCGACTGAGTATAGTTGCCTTATACAATGCAGACGTTATATTATATTTTTTTGTTGTTGAATATTATAAGGTGCTGTAAGTTGACTAAATGTTCAGATGAGACCCTAACCTTCAAAAAGCATATTCAGCAATTTTTGGCTTATAAAAAGTTTGTGTCTTTCTAAAGCTTCAACAAAGGTTTGGAGTTGTGTAGAGGAGACAAAGCCTTCTTCTTTCATTTGCAATAAAATACCTAGAGTGCCTGTAATTTTTAAACTTAGTTTTTGGGCTTCTGCTCTGCCTTTTCGTTCATCCATAAGAAGTAATTCAGCCTTGAGAGTTTTGGCTAGAACAATGGCTTCACATTCTCCTAAGTCTAGTCCCGTGTTCTTTTTTAGTTTTGCGGTCTCTTCTTTTGGAACAGAGCAAACTTGTATGAATTTACAATCTCTAATCTGCTTGGCTTCATCTTGAAACCTCTCATTCTCTGTGAGCTCAGCAAACACACCTGATGGGATATACACATAACCAAAAAAATCCCCCAACAGATCTAAAGTTCCCATTTTTAAGAATGAAATCAGGGGTGTCGTGTCCGAAACGACTAATGAGGCTTTGTTCTTAGTATTTTTCTCAAACATTCTAGGTCTGCTTGTGCTTCTGCTACACTATAGTCAATAATGGGGATACCAATTTGACCATAAATGTCTAGTAAATCCAACTTTTTCATCCCCAGTATCTCTGCAGCTCTCCCATAAGAAATGCTTTGATCTTTGATGCGAGGATAAAGGAGCAAGGCTTTTTGTAAAATTTGTGTCTGTTCATCTGCATCGCCAATCAGTGTAGCCATTTCATCTGGTACTGATAATTGGATAGTCTTCATAACAGCCCCCTTATCTATGGTGTAGGCAAGAATTGTAGCAAAATAGAGCACTTGATAAGATTTTTGAATATTTGGCACACATTTAGAAATATATTAAATATAAATTATTAATATTTCAAACACTATTAAAAACATTAAACATTATTTAAAATTGTATTTAGTATTTCTTGAATTATTTAATGATGACCATACCTCATGGTAGTCTCTACCTATCTCATCTCCGCCTTTCCCTTTCCACTCCTTTAATATCCGCTTCACTCTTTCTTTAGTGTGTGCGTACAGCACTATCTATGTCGTATTAGGACTTTTGTTTGCAAAGAAGAAGCTAAATAATCATATAGGGTATTATAGCCTGAGATACATTTTGTGAGATTTTTTATGTAGGACATTTGTAGGACAAAATTACAAGTTTGTATGACAAATTTGTATAATAAAATACAGGTATTCTCACAGAAAAAACCTCCTAAAATAGGCACTTCATAGAAATTTGTATGACACGATTTTGTATGACAAAATATAGAATTGAGAGAGATATAGGGTGGTGTTTGGGTTGTTTTGTATGAAAAAGGCAATGAGAGTTTTTATTCTAATTTTCACTCATCAATATTGCTTGATTATTATCCAATTATCTGAGTTTGGGGGTATGTGTGGATAGACAAGTGCGCAATGACTAAAAACAAATTGTGCGTGTTTTGTATTGCTAATCGCCTTTGTGAGCGTTTTGAGTATGTCTTGGGGCATGCTCTCTTTACCCACACTAATACCTAAACTCTCGCAAAGAGTGTTTAAGTCTTTATGGACAATATCTAAATTTTCAGTTTTATTTTTTTCTAGTTGAAACTTAGTTTCTATAGCCTTGAGTTCGTCTAGGGCGTGAGCTTGCTATCTTGGTCTTATGACTCAATCAGTGCGTTGTAATTGGAAAAGATCGATACGCTAAATAGCTCATAATAAGAGGTTACCACTTGCTTAGTGCATTTTAACACAACAGCCCTTAAGTTGTATATTCGGTATTATGGAGCTTTTTATGAAAGAGAATTTTGGCTATATTTCTCTATCCACTTCTGCAACTCTTGCATACTCTCAAACACATACACAAAATAATCAGGAGCATCACATTTGGGCACAGATTTTTTAAAGTAGTCTATGTAGATTTTTTCTTGGTAAAGCTTGGCGTTTTCTAAATCTTTTGGGCTAGGCTCAATGAGTTTAAATAAGGCTCCCACTCTTTTAGTGTTAGGGCTTTTGATGTAAGTGATTAATTGTGCGGTGTTGAAAGTGTGGGTTGTGCCTTTTTTGCCTTTGCCTTTTGGTGTGATTGCACCTATGGTGTGTGGGGGTTTAGCATTATTGCCAAAGTTTTCTAAAAAGTCTTGTGGGTTTGAAAACACATGTGTAAAGTATTCTTGTCCATCTTTTTTTAAATTTTTCAATGTAGGTTTTATGTTCTTGTGCTCTGTAAAAGTCTTTCTC
This is a stretch of genomic DNA from Helicobacter sp. NHP19-012. It encodes these proteins:
- a CDS encoding UPF0175 family protein — its product is MKTIQLSVPDEMATLIGDADEQTQILQKALLLYPRIKDQSISYGRAAEILGMKKLDLLDIYGQIGIPIIDYSVAEAQADLECLRKILRTKPH
- a CDS encoding DUF3368 domain-containing protein translates to MFEKNTKNKASLVVSDTTPLISFLKMGTLDLLGDFFGYVYIPSGVFAELTENERFQDEAKQIRDCKFIQVCSVPKEETAKLKKNTGLDLGECEAIVLAKTLKAELLLMDERKGRAEAQKLSLKITGTLGILLQMKEEGFVSSTQLQTFVEALERHKLFISQKLLNMLFEG